One Epinephelus lanceolatus isolate andai-2023 chromosome 10, ASM4190304v1, whole genome shotgun sequence genomic region harbors:
- the tlr21 gene encoding toll-like receptor 21 produces the protein MASLTYQLLSVTLALCAVHLISGYSFRNCIEDPYPYGQSFKCILRKESNLSAVIGDLPQTAVNLTITINPVWHIPSMSFVNVTNLEYLRLDHNYLRKIDPFAFQNLTRLKSLNVSSNNISQLNPYVFKDLHNLTYLSLTNNSLKQLPVGIFSTLLNLDTLIMRQNFLTNFSGIAESVSHLPKLRVLDLCFNNLTNLKHSNASLPKSLTTLYICRNNLLTLGCHQSFLGFIQLLDLSYNPRLPTMAFQGVDLSHINYLRLRSTSVKVVEFLNISNVNAGSVDFSGMGLKNDTLLTELCTSLKGKVKSIKRMGLSNNGIKNLTNYALQYCPTITGSLDLSRNNLKSTGCFKFLDKHTQIKSLNAEHNHITSLQSCKTENMVYLNHLEELSYRYNRILSVNAYAFSHTPNIKTLKLNINTISFLHRKALKGLKSLEMLRLDNNLLTDLFNDTFEDNVNLQTLNLRNNRIAVIFNGTFLSLRNLTTLDLGGNKITHFEQSGLDGLTSLSKFYLDGNNLKEIDTSLYRVFQDTLTVLDLKSNQIYFLHKVTSSPFMNLSKLSDLKLDGQRPHGLSVLPQNFFRGLHSLKSLYLANNNIYYLAPDAFDDLTNLTFLSLESCCVGVAQLQPGIFKNLRNLNILSMENMGIQTFSKEVFGNLTKLHKLQLNRNVMQSIHFEILDSLPELHYLDIRNTPLSCTCKNHLLQNWTLHNRRVQVVYLYNMKCPDDNQHNFYNFKTNVCYIDLGEYLFLSTAIVIFLFTVTPLLYVKLYWKMKYNYYVFRSWFSDQWRRLREQEENCKYDAFISYNTSDEQWVIEQLMPNLEGNGSSFKLCLHHRDFELGRDIVDNIVSAVYSSRKTICVVSRNFLTSEWCSLEIQLASYRLFDEHRDVLLLVFLEPISERQLSSYHRMRKVMLKKTYLQWPGSDCTNPTQAQELFWNQLRRAMRTGSRFETEQNCSEGREKEGRTEHVDARTSDENYYLLP, from the coding sequence ATGGCGAGTCTAACTTATCAGCTGTTGTCAGTTACACTTGCTCTCTGTGCTGTTCACCTCATCAGTGGTTACAGCTTCAGGAACTGCATCGAAGACCCATACCCATATGGACAAAGTTTCAAATGCATCCTTCGGAAGGAAAGTAACTTGTCTGCTGTTATAGGAGACCTGCCGCAAACTGCTGTCAATCTCACCATCACCATTAATCCTGTGTGGCACATTCCCAGCATGAGCTTTGTTAATGTAACAAACCTAGAATACCTTAGGCTAGATCATAATTACTTAAGGAAAATCGATCCGTTCGCTTTTCAAAACTTGACTCGACTCAAATCTCTGAATGTGTCCTCTAACAACATATCACAGCTCAACCCTTATGTGTTTAAAGACCTGCACAACCTCACCTATCTCTCGCTGACAAACAATTCATTAAAGCAGCTCCCTGTCGGCATTTTCTCCACTCTTCTCAATCTGGACACTTTAATCATGAGGCAAAACTTTCTGACAAATTTCTCAGGGATTGCTGAGTCTGTGTCACATCTACCAAAGCTGAGGGTACTAGATCTTTGCTTTAACAATTTAACCAATCTCAAACACTCAAATGCGTCTCTACCCAAATCTCTCACGACATTATATATCTGTAGAAATAATCTGTTAACATTAGGATGTCACCAGTCGTTTCTTGGGTTCATTCAGCTGCTAGATTTGTCATACAATCCTCGGCTCCCTACAATGGCTTTTCAAGGGGTGGATTTGAGTCATATAAACTATCTGCGCTTGCGTTCAACAAGTGTTAAGGTAGTGGAGTTTTTAAACATCAGCAATGTCAATGCAGGTAGCGTTGACTTCTCTGGCATGGGTCTTAAAAATGACACCCTGCTCACAGAGCTATGTACATCGCTGAAGGGAAAAGTGAAATCGATTAAACGAATGGGCCTGAGTAATAACGGGATCAAGAATCTAACAAACTACGCACTGCAGTACTGTCCTACTATCACAGGGAGTTTGGATCTATCCCGCAACAACCTGAAAAGCACAGGTTGTTTTAAGTTTcttgataaacacacacaaataaaaagctTAAATGCAGAGCATAACCATATCACCAGCCTTCAATcctgtaaaacagaaaatatggtTTATTTAAACCATCTGGAAGAGCTGAGCTATCGTTACAACCGCATCCTCTCAGTCAACGCCTATGCTTTCAGTCATACACCAAATATCAAGACACTAAAGCTTAACATAAACACAATTTCTTTTCTCCACCGGAAAGCTCTCAAAGGGCTAAAAAGCCTCGAGATGCTCCGTTTGGACAATAATCTCTTAACTGATTTGTTCAATGACACCTTTGAAGATAATGTCAACCTGCAAACCCTTAACCTACGCAACAATCGCATTGCTGTCATTTTCAATGGGACCTTCCTCAGTCTCAGGAATCTGACTACACTGGACCTAGGAGGTAATAAGATCACTCATTTTGAGCAATCTGGCCTCGATGGACTGACAAGTCTGTCCAAATTTTATCTAGATGGAAATAACCTCAAAGAGATTGACACCTCCCTCTATCGTGTGTTTCAAGACACACTAACAGTGCTGGATTTAAAAAGTAATCAGATTTACTTCTTACACAAAGTGACCAGTTCACCATTTATGAATCTCAGTAAACTAAGTGATTTGAAATTGGATGGGCAACGGCCACATGGCCTCTCAGTATTGCCCCAAAATTTTTTCCGTGGTCTCCACTCACTGAAATCTCTGTATCTCGCCAACAATAACATCTATTATCTTGCTCCTGATGCCTTCGATGATCTGACAAACTTAACTTTCCTCTCACTGGAAAGCTGCTGTGTTGGGGTGGCACAGCTGCAACCTGGCATTTTTAAGAATCtaagaaatttaaacatatTGAGTATGGAAAATATGGGCATTCAGACCTTCTCAAAGGAGGTTTTTGGGAATCTTACAAAGTTGCACAAACTGCAGCTCAACCGCAATGTGATGCAGAGCATTCATTTTGAGATACTAGACAGTTTACCTGAACTCCACTACCTTGATATACGCAATACTCCTTTGAGCTGCACCTGCAAGAACCACTTGCTGCAAAACTGGACATTGCATAACCGCCGTGTCCAGGTGGTCTATCTCTACAATATGAAGTGCCCAGATGATAACCAACACAATTTCTACAACTTTAAGACCAATGTGTGTTACATAGATCTAGGAGAGTACCTGTTCTTGAGCACAGCAATTGTGATTTTTCTGTTCACAGTCACTCCATTACTTTATGTCAAACTCTACTGGAAGATGAAGTACAACTACTATGTGTTTCGTTCCTGGTTTAGTGATCAGTGGCGCAGACTCCGAGAGCAGGAGGAAAATTGCAAATATGATGCATTTATTTCCTACAATACCTCTGATGAACAATGGGTCATTGAGCAGTTAATGCCCAACCTGGAGGGAAATGGATCATCTTTTAAACTTTGCCTACATCACAGGGACTTTGAACTTGGCCGTGATATTGTGGACAACATTGTCTCTGCTGTGTACAGCAGCCGTAAAACTATCTGTGTGGTGAGCAGGAATTTCCTGACAAGTGAATGGTGTTCTCTGGAAATCCAACTGGCAAGCTACCGGCTCTTCGACGAGCACCGGGACGTTCTCCTGCTCGTGTTTCTGGAGCCAATCTCTGAGAGGCAGTTGTCGTCCTATCACCGCATGAGGAAAGTCATGTTGAAAAAGACGTATCTGCAGTGGCCTGGCTCAGACTGCACTAACCCCACACAGGCCCAAGAGCTGTTCTGGAATCAGCTACGTAGGGCGATGAGAACAGGGAGCAGATTTGAAACAGAGCAAAACTGCAGTGAAGGTCGTGAAAAAGAAGGCAGAACAGAACATGTTGATGCTCGCACCTCAGATGAAAACTATTACTTGCTtccataa
- the cnfn gene encoding cornifelin homolog, translated as MAFQSGVISSQPQVSVTQYSVSPGLTDWSSNVCDCCEDCGICLCATFVPCILGCKVAQDNGDSCCLPFLPGAMIALRTSMRSRYHIDGSVCDDWVVMACLPLCGLCQMAREQKRRG; from the exons ATGGCGTTCCAGTCAGGTGTGATCAGCTCGCAGCCTCAGGTCTCTGTCACACAGTACTCTGTGTCCCCTGGGTTAACAGACTGGAGTTCAAATGTGTGCGACTGCTGTGAGGACTGTGGCATCT GTCTTTGTGCAACATTCGTCCCTTGTATCCTGGGCTGTAAGGTGGCTCAGGACAACGGGGACAGCTGCTGCCTGCCCTTCCTTCCTGGTGCCATGATAGCTTTGAGGACAAGCATGCGCAGCCGATACCACATTGAC GGCTCGGTATGTGATGACTGGGTGGTCATGGCCTGCCTGCCTCTGTGTGGACTGTGTCAGATGGCACGTGAGcagaagaggagaggatga